One genomic segment of Streptomyces liangshanensis includes these proteins:
- a CDS encoding NPCBM/NEW2 domain-containing protein: MGWNTYYALGGDPTEAEVKSVADHLVSSGLRDAGYQYVWIDGNWAAPTPRSAAGDLVPNPDQFPNGLKPLVDYIHSKGLKAGIYTDAGPYIPGKCGLGSHGYYQRDADQFAAWKFDAVKADYLCGIAANLDPKTVYTEFAKALRNNASKRPMLLNLCNPVTSPDWGNYPEEQQSTYSWTYAPAIAQSWRTYTDVGFVGEIKFKDVLRNYDANARHPEAAGPGHFNDPDYLGPELGMTDEEFRTQMTLWSVAAAPLVIGSDIRKLSTTSLGILEDRDVLAINQDSAGVQAVRVGPAGTTETWVKRLAGGDRAVVLLNRGDSPATLTTKASSVGLSGHRFTLKNAWTDQVTESAGTISAAVPAHGAALFRVGRATGKPGVPHVVTGLPQVTRVGDDATPAGAAPLAAGGDQARVEVTVRNDGAQPVFAPRVELTVPTGWTARPLGKAPKLLRPNRSVTLAFTVALPTTAAPGSAVLTARSSYEVMGKGRLRQEMSTAMVVAPAAPDGDVVLSHHQWISGTSGWMSPTVDLSVGGWSPISMLGQVYPTGIGVASPSTVRYYLGDRCSRLTATVGIDDAVRNVGPEGGTSAFQVIGDGQVLFDSGALTRDDIRQVDVDLTGVRVLDLVVGDAGDGGYNDRANWAGLNATC; the protein is encoded by the coding sequence ATGGGCTGGAACACCTACTACGCGCTGGGTGGCGATCCGACCGAGGCCGAGGTCAAGTCAGTGGCCGACCACCTGGTCAGCAGCGGCCTGCGCGACGCCGGCTACCAGTACGTCTGGATCGACGGCAACTGGGCGGCGCCGACCCCGCGCAGCGCGGCCGGCGACCTGGTGCCCAACCCCGACCAGTTTCCGAACGGGCTGAAGCCGCTGGTTGACTACATCCACTCCAAGGGGCTGAAGGCCGGCATCTACACCGACGCCGGCCCGTACATCCCGGGCAAGTGCGGCCTCGGCAGCCACGGTTACTACCAGCGCGACGCGGACCAGTTCGCCGCTTGGAAGTTCGACGCGGTCAAGGCGGACTACCTCTGCGGGATCGCCGCGAACCTCGACCCGAAGACCGTCTACACCGAGTTCGCGAAGGCGTTGCGGAACAACGCCAGCAAGCGCCCCATGCTCTTGAACCTCTGCAACCCGGTGACCTCCCCGGACTGGGGCAACTACCCGGAGGAGCAGCAGTCGACGTACTCCTGGACCTATGCGCCGGCGATCGCGCAGTCCTGGCGGACGTACACGGATGTGGGTTTTGTCGGCGAGATCAAGTTCAAGGACGTGCTGCGGAACTACGACGCGAACGCGCGGCACCCCGAGGCCGCCGGGCCGGGGCACTTCAACGACCCGGACTACCTCGGACCTGAGCTGGGGATGACCGACGAGGAGTTCCGTACCCAGATGACGCTCTGGTCGGTGGCGGCCGCACCGCTGGTGATCGGCAGCGACATCCGTAAGCTCAGCACGACCTCCCTCGGCATTCTCGAGGACCGCGATGTCCTCGCGATCAATCAGGATTCGGCCGGTGTCCAGGCCGTCCGCGTCGGGCCCGCCGGTACGACGGAGACCTGGGTGAAGCGGCTGGCCGGAGGCGACCGTGCCGTGGTGCTGCTGAACCGGGGCGACAGCCCGGCGACCCTGACCACGAAGGCGTCGTCGGTCGGGCTGTCCGGCCACCGGTTCACCCTGAAGAACGCATGGACCGACCAGGTCACCGAGAGCGCCGGCACGATCAGCGCCGCCGTCCCGGCCCACGGCGCCGCCCTGTTCCGGGTAGGACGGGCAACGGGCAAGCCCGGTGTTCCGCACGTCGTCACCGGCCTGCCGCAGGTGACGCGGGTCGGTGACGACGCGACACCGGCCGGTGCCGCCCCGCTGGCCGCCGGCGGCGACCAGGCCCGGGTCGAGGTGACCGTCCGTAACGACGGTGCGCAGCCGGTCTTCGCGCCGCGGGTCGAGTTGACGGTGCCTACCGGCTGGACGGCCCGTCCGCTCGGCAAAGCGCCGAAGCTGCTGCGCCCCAACCGCTCGGTGACCTTGGCCTTCACGGTGGCCCTGCCGACCACCGCCGCGCCGGGCAGTGCCGTGCTCACTGCCAGGTCGTCGTACGAGGTGATGGGCAAGGGGCGGTTGCGGCAGGAGATGTCCACGGCGATGGTGGTCGCACCGGCGGCGCCGGACGGCGACGTCGTGCTGTCGCACCACCAGTGGATCAGCGGTACCAGCGGGTGGATGAGCCCGACGGTCGACCTGAGTGTCGGTGGATGGTCGCCGATCAGCATGCTCGGCCAGGTCTACCCGACCGGTATCGGGGTCGCTTCGCCCTCCACGGTCCGCTACTACCTCGGCGACCGGTGCAGCCGGCTGACCGCGACCGTCGGCATCGACGATGCGGTACGCAACGTCGGCCCGGAGGGCGGCACTTCGGCCTTCCAGGTAATCGGTGACGGCCAGGTGCTGTTCGACAGCGGTGCGCTGACCCGCGACGACATCCGCCAGGTCGACGTCGACCTGACCGGCGTCCGGGTGCTCGACCTGGTGGTCGGCGATGCCGGCGACGGCGGCTACAACGACCGTGCCAACTGGGCGGGTCTGAACGCGACCTGCTGA
- a CDS encoding helix-turn-helix domain-containing protein, with amino-acid sequence MTIVALAVTDGMLHFELSVAHEVFGSAPDGVTVPWYDISVCGPDTVRFGPFRLEPDHGLDRLQGADTVIVPGWADVDVAPPAELVEAVRAAHDAGARVVSLCTGAFVLAAAGVLNGRRATTHWAHTDDLASRYPHVEVDPDVLYVDNGSVLTSAGKAAALDLCLHLVRLDHGSSIANAVARRLVVPPHRAGGQAQFVTAPVPTQDDHPLAALLPWIIERLDQPLTVEDLARHARMSSRHLGRHFQAATGTTPLQWLLTQRIRHAQELLEKTDESIDTIAAATGMGTATTLRRHFNRSLGVPPDTYRRTFRSQPRTTSGSATDQASHGRA; translated from the coding sequence ATGACCATTGTCGCGCTGGCCGTCACCGACGGGATGCTGCACTTCGAACTGTCCGTGGCACATGAAGTCTTCGGCTCCGCCCCGGACGGAGTCACCGTCCCCTGGTACGACATCTCCGTCTGCGGGCCGGACACGGTGCGGTTCGGCCCGTTCCGGCTGGAGCCCGACCACGGCCTCGACCGGCTCCAGGGCGCCGACACCGTGATCGTCCCCGGCTGGGCCGACGTCGACGTGGCCCCGCCCGCCGAACTGGTCGAGGCGGTACGCGCGGCCCACGACGCGGGCGCCCGCGTCGTCTCCTTGTGCACGGGCGCGTTCGTGCTGGCCGCCGCAGGCGTACTGAACGGCCGGCGAGCCACCACCCATTGGGCACACACCGACGACCTGGCCTCCCGCTACCCCCACGTGGAGGTCGACCCGGACGTCCTCTACGTGGACAACGGCAGCGTGCTCACCTCCGCGGGCAAGGCCGCCGCGCTCGACCTGTGCCTGCATCTCGTCCGCCTCGACCACGGCTCGTCGATCGCCAACGCCGTCGCCCGCCGCCTCGTCGTACCACCGCACCGGGCCGGCGGCCAAGCCCAATTCGTCACCGCGCCGGTGCCCACCCAGGACGACCACCCACTCGCCGCCCTGCTCCCCTGGATCATCGAACGCCTCGACCAGCCACTGACCGTCGAGGACCTGGCCCGCCACGCACGGATGAGCTCACGCCACCTGGGCCGCCACTTCCAGGCGGCGACCGGCACCACCCCCCTGCAATGGCTGCTGACCCAACGGATCCGCCACGCCCAGGAACTGCTGGAGAAGACCGACGAGAGCATCGACACCATCGCCGCGGCCACCGGCATGGGCACCGCCACGACGCTGCGCCGACACTTCAACCGCAGCCTCGGCGTCCCCCCGGACACCTACCGCCGCACCTTCCGCTCCCAGCCACGTACGACCTCAGGATCGGCAACCGACCAAGCGTCACACGGTCGCGCATAG
- a CDS encoding saccharopine dehydrogenase family protein: MAARQMVTVYGAYGHTGRFVVAHLRERGFLPVLSGRDAHKLKALADAYPGVEVRPASVDNPASLDHALAGAAAVINCAGPFATTAAPVIEAALRAGIPYVDVAAEIEANADTFARFADRARDAGTAIVPAMAFYGGLGDLLATAAMGDWTEANEAHIAYGLNNWAPTEGTRAAGKVSAERRNGRRVRFTKGQLEYHNDDLPTLKWHFPDPLGLRTVIGEFTMADVVTIPSHLSIPEVRTYMTTEAARGVSAPDTPTPTAVDEHGRSAQTFLVDVVVRADDTERRAVARGQDIYAVTAPLAVEAVDRILTGRTRTVGVASAGEMFDAPGFLRALSSHISVVLHP, translated from the coding sequence ATGGCAGCGAGGCAGATGGTGACGGTGTACGGCGCGTACGGGCACACCGGGCGGTTCGTGGTGGCACACCTGCGCGAGCGCGGATTTCTCCCGGTCCTGTCCGGGCGCGACGCCCACAAGCTGAAGGCGTTAGCGGATGCGTACCCCGGAGTCGAGGTTCGCCCTGCTTCGGTGGACAACCCGGCGTCGCTCGACCACGCGCTGGCAGGTGCGGCAGCCGTCATCAACTGCGCGGGCCCCTTCGCCACGACGGCCGCCCCCGTGATCGAGGCGGCCCTGCGGGCCGGGATCCCGTACGTCGATGTCGCGGCCGAGATCGAGGCCAACGCCGATACGTTCGCGCGATTCGCGGACCGTGCCCGCGACGCGGGCACGGCGATCGTCCCCGCGATGGCCTTCTACGGCGGCCTCGGCGACCTGCTGGCCACCGCGGCGATGGGCGACTGGACCGAGGCGAACGAGGCGCACATCGCGTACGGGCTGAACAACTGGGCCCCCACGGAAGGGACGCGCGCCGCGGGCAAGGTCTCCGCCGAGCGGCGAAACGGCCGCCGTGTCCGCTTCACGAAGGGGCAGTTGGAGTACCACAACGACGACCTGCCCACCCTGAAGTGGCACTTCCCGGACCCGTTGGGGCTCCGTACCGTCATCGGCGAGTTCACCATGGCCGACGTCGTCACCATCCCCAGCCACCTGTCCATCCCGGAAGTACGCACCTACATGACGACCGAAGCGGCCAGGGGTGTGTCGGCCCCGGACACGCCGACTCCCACCGCGGTCGACGAGCACGGGCGGTCCGCACAGACCTTCCTCGTCGACGTCGTCGTGCGCGCGGACGACACCGAACGGCGTGCCGTGGCCAGGGGCCAGGACATCTATGCCGTCACCGCACCGCTCGCGGTCGAAGCGGTCGACCGCATCCTCACGGGCCGGACCAGGACGGTCGGCGTCGCCTCCGCCGGCGAGATGTTCGACGCGCCCGGCTTCCTCCGCGCGCTGTCCTCGCACATCTCGGTGGTACTGCATCCTTAG
- a CDS encoding (Fe-S)-binding protein, which translates to MQLAAIIVSLVLGVVGVALFARAIAQIYRFVRLGQDVPAGTRTDDPKQRTLTVAKEFLGHTRMNRWGVVGVAHWFVAVGFFSLVLTLVNAFGQLFQADWLLPVIGDWTPYEVFVELIGALTTLGILTLIVVRQLSLPTRAGRKSRFAGSNFGQAYFVEAVILVIGVAILLLRGLEGALHHADGYQAAYVVSYPLVAAFKGLSLTTLQNLVYLIAMIKIGTSFVWMITVALKTDMGVAWHRFLAFPNIWFKRDAAGGTALGALLPMTSGGKEIDFEEPGDDDVFGVSQIEHFSWKGILDFSTCTECGRCQSQCPAWNTGKPLSPKLLIMSLRDHAHAKAPYLLAGGGKTMEGEEKATAEQLAGVPAAALAEAERPLIGTLEENGVIDPDVLWSCTTCGACVEQCPVDIEHVDHILDMRRYQVMIESSFPSEAGTMLKNLEKKGNPWGLQKKQRLEWTKEVDFEVPVVGQDVEDLSEVDYLYWVGCAGALEDRAKKTTKAFAELLNIAGVKFAIMGGDEKCTGDSARRLGNEPLFQQLGQENVAMLNMAFGEDDEDATTRKPRSAKRIVATCPHCFNTIANEYPQLGGEFEVIHHTQLLQHLVDEGKLVPVTPVEGLITYHDPCYLGRHNKIYTPPREIIASVPGLRSEEMHRHKERGFCCGAGGARMWMEERIGKRINNERVDEALSLNPDIVSTACPFCLVMLTDSVNGKKNEGTARESVQVVDVAQLLLDSVRVPVAAGAVSSDATPPPAPEPSTPPKPEPTQDEAPVQ; encoded by the coding sequence ATGCAACTCGCCGCGATCATCGTGTCGCTGGTACTCGGCGTCGTCGGCGTGGCGCTGTTCGCCCGAGCCATCGCGCAGATCTACCGCTTCGTGCGACTCGGCCAGGACGTCCCCGCGGGCACGCGGACCGACGACCCGAAGCAGCGCACCCTGACGGTGGCCAAGGAGTTCCTCGGCCACACGCGCATGAACCGGTGGGGTGTCGTCGGCGTCGCGCACTGGTTCGTGGCGGTCGGCTTCTTCTCGCTCGTACTGACGCTCGTCAACGCCTTCGGGCAGCTCTTCCAGGCCGACTGGCTGCTGCCCGTGATCGGCGACTGGACCCCGTACGAGGTGTTCGTCGAGCTCATCGGCGCGCTGACGACGCTCGGCATCCTGACGCTGATCGTGGTCCGCCAGCTGTCCCTGCCGACGCGCGCGGGCCGCAAGTCCCGCTTCGCGGGCTCGAACTTCGGCCAGGCGTACTTCGTCGAGGCCGTCATCCTCGTCATCGGGGTGGCGATCCTGCTGCTGCGCGGGCTGGAGGGCGCGCTGCACCACGCGGACGGCTACCAGGCCGCGTACGTCGTCTCGTACCCCCTCGTCGCGGCCTTCAAGGGCCTGAGCCTCACCACCCTCCAGAACCTGGTCTACCTGATCGCGATGATCAAGATCGGGACGTCCTTCGTCTGGATGATCACGGTCGCGCTCAAGACCGACATGGGCGTCGCCTGGCACCGCTTCCTGGCCTTCCCGAACATCTGGTTCAAGCGCGACGCGGCCGGCGGCACGGCGCTCGGCGCCCTGCTCCCGATGACCAGCGGCGGCAAGGAGATCGACTTCGAGGAGCCGGGCGACGACGACGTGTTCGGCGTCTCCCAGATCGAGCACTTCTCCTGGAAGGGCATCCTCGACTTCTCGACGTGCACGGAGTGCGGCCGCTGCCAGTCGCAGTGCCCCGCCTGGAACACCGGCAAGCCCCTCTCCCCCAAGCTGCTGATCATGTCGCTGCGCGACCACGCGCACGCCAAGGCCCCGTACCTGCTGGCCGGCGGCGGCAAGACCATGGAGGGCGAGGAGAAGGCGACGGCGGAGCAGCTGGCCGGGGTGCCGGCCGCCGCGCTGGCCGAGGCCGAGCGCCCGCTGATCGGGACGCTGGAGGAGAACGGGGTCATCGACCCGGACGTGCTGTGGTCCTGCACCACGTGCGGCGCGTGTGTCGAGCAGTGCCCCGTGGACATCGAGCACGTCGACCACATCCTCGACATGCGGCGCTACCAGGTGATGATCGAGAGCTCGTTCCCGAGCGAGGCCGGGACGATGCTCAAGAACCTGGAGAAGAAGGGCAACCCGTGGGGGTTGCAGAAGAAGCAGCGGCTGGAGTGGACGAAGGAGGTCGACTTCGAGGTCCCGGTCGTCGGCCAGGACGTCGAGGACCTGTCGGAGGTCGACTACCTGTACTGGGTGGGCTGCGCGGGCGCCCTGGAGGACCGGGCGAAGAAGACGACGAAGGCCTTCGCGGAGCTGCTGAACATCGCGGGCGTGAAGTTCGCGATCATGGGCGGCGACGAGAAGTGCACGGGTGACTCGGCGCGGCGCCTGGGCAACGAGCCGCTGTTCCAGCAGCTCGGCCAGGAGAACGTGGCGATGCTGAACATGGCGTTCGGCGAGGACGACGAGGACGCCACCACGCGGAAGCCCAGGTCGGCCAAGCGGATCGTCGCCACCTGCCCGCACTGCTTCAACACGATCGCGAACGAATACCCGCAGCTGGGCGGGGAGTTCGAGGTCATCCACCACACGCAGCTGCTGCAACACCTGGTGGACGAGGGCAAGTTGGTGCCGGTGACGCCGGTCGAGGGGCTGATCACGTACCACGACCCGTGCTACCTGGGGCGGCACAACAAGATCTACACCCCGCCGCGCGAGATCATCGCGAGCGTGCCGGGCCTGCGCAGCGAGGAGATGCACCGTCACAAGGAACGGGGCTTCTGCTGCGGCGCGGGCGGGGCGCGCATGTGGATGGAGGAGCGGATCGGCAAGCGCATCAACAACGAGCGGGTGGACGAGGCGCTTTCGCTGAACCCGGACATCGTGTCGACGGCGTGCCCGTTCTGCCTGGTGATGCTGACCGACTCGGTCAACGGGAAGAAGAACGAGGGCACGGCGCGGGAATCCGTCCAGGTGGTGGACGTGGCGCAGTTGCTGCTGGACTCGGTACGGGTGCCGGTGGCGGCGGGGGCGGTGTCCTCGGACGCGACACCTCCGCCCGCTCCTGAGCCCTCGACGCCGCCGAAGCCGGAACCGACGCAGGACGAGGCACCGGTGCAGTAG
- a CDS encoding transposase family protein has translation MGAHRTQRSSVAQVTFSKSPSPNGVPICRRSPAVCLTKSSIRQHPADRPAGADRLPTLADRRRTLADPRCRPGRRHPLVAAMPVACSAVVTGVKSFAAIGKWAERAPQDTLARLGTRTATAFTLCVAPSGVTIRRVVQRTCPGGPADPPGCDPAGSDTLTVDGKSARGSRLGTTPAAHLLAAMTGGGRTVYPAAGAGQEE, from the coding sequence GTGGGCGCGCACCGTACGCAGCGAAGCTCCGTTGCGCAGGTGACCTTTTCCAAGTCGCCTTCGCCCAACGGAGTTCCGATCTGCCGCCGATCTCCCGCTGTCTGCTTGACCAAGTCGTCCATCCGTCAGCATCCAGCCGACCGGCCCGCTGGCGCCGATCGGCTGCCGACACTGGCCGATCGGCGGCGGACTCTGGCCGATCCGCGGTGCCGGCCTGGGCGGCGTCACCCTTTGGTGGCTGCCATGCCGGTGGCCTGCTCGGCGGTGGTCACCGGGGTGAAGTCCTTCGCTGCCATCGGAAAGTGGGCCGAGCGAGCGCCGCAGGACACCCTCGCGCGGCTCGGAACCCGCACCGCCACGGCGTTCACCCTGTGCGTCGCACCCAGCGGCGTGACGATCCGCCGGGTCGTCCAGCGCACTTGCCCCGGCGGGCCGGCCGACCCGCCGGGATGCGATCCGGCCGGGAGCGACACGCTGACCGTGGACGGCAAGAGTGCTCGCGGCTCGCGCCTCGGTACGACTCCGGCCGCCCATCTCCTTGCCGCCATGACCGGCGGCGGCCGGACCGTTTACCCAGCTGCGGGTGCCGGACAAGAGGAATGA
- a CDS encoding sugar transferase, translated as MERLPARARRLARDVPATRTGRLAKGLLTRAAHRAGDRLARLADPKRLLDLTLGSALLVLAAPALLAAALTEAVRARGSGRPVLAGDYRTGLHGHPFVLRSLRTRRFRLDLLSRLPHVVRGDLSLVGPAPLGLGTPAAAAPWRQLVRPGLTGLAQVRRHSPMPWDETPLLDQHYVEHHWIGLDLLILVRTAPALRLAAHPQGHVRTTPSPRSPARGRAPATQITTRATTLRRDNWVTSARTD; from the coding sequence ATGGAACGACTCCCGGCACGGGCGCGGCGCCTCGCGAGGGACGTCCCGGCCACCCGGACGGGACGCCTCGCGAAGGGACTCCTGACCCGGGCGGCGCACCGCGCGGGTGACCGCCTGGCCCGGCTCGCGGACCCCAAGCGCCTCCTGGACCTGACGCTCGGCTCGGCCCTGCTGGTTCTCGCGGCCCCGGCCCTGCTGGCGGCGGCGCTCACGGAGGCGGTACGGGCCCGGGGCTCGGGGCGGCCCGTCCTCGCCGGCGACTACCGCACCGGCCTCCACGGACACCCCTTCGTCCTGCGCTCGCTGCGCACCCGCCGGTTCCGGCTCGACCTGCTCTCCCGGCTGCCCCACGTCGTACGCGGAGACCTGTCCCTCGTCGGGCCCGCCCCGCTCGGGCTGGGCACCCCGGCGGCGGCCGCTCCGTGGCGGCAGCTCGTACGGCCGGGCCTGACCGGTCTCGCGCAGGTACGGCGGCACTCGCCGATGCCGTGGGACGAGACCCCGCTGCTGGACCAGCACTACGTCGAGCACCACTGGATCGGCCTGGACCTCCTGATCCTGGTCCGTACGGCCCCGGCCCTGCGCCTGGCGGCACACCCCCAGGGGCACGTACGCACCACGCCCTCCCCCCGCTCCCCGGCCCGCGGGCGCGCCCCAGCGACACAGATCACCACCCGCGCCACTACATTGCGTCGAGACAACTGGGTAACCTCAGCACGAACCGATTAA
- a CDS encoding DUF302 domain-containing protein — MGTVFAGGEAVPAAIAVSERTEMPSEIFTVRRVDVHTGMPYTEFVTALEKAAPPLDPGVFELIEEEGGSWDDVRAAMAKIAPHHLIRYWRINGTQVLKLAGGTTRSVEYLIGNHVIAQSMFQYNPRALLYAPLRMMVWSEDKGDAVCTMHRPSDEFRSLGNAEVAKIGEDLDRYVIELLRLCGVEAEQDFA, encoded by the coding sequence GTGGGAACCGTTTTCGCCGGTGGCGAGGCGGTTCCCGCGGCAATTGCGGTATCGGAGAGGACGGAAATGCCTAGCGAGATTTTCACGGTCAGACGTGTTGATGTCCATACAGGTATGCCGTACACGGAGTTCGTCACCGCTCTGGAGAAAGCTGCGCCTCCCCTCGATCCTGGAGTGTTCGAACTCATCGAAGAAGAGGGCGGTAGCTGGGACGACGTTCGTGCGGCCATGGCGAAGATCGCCCCCCACCACCTGATTCGCTACTGGCGGATCAATGGTACGCAGGTCCTGAAGCTGGCCGGAGGCACGACCAGGTCGGTGGAGTACCTGATCGGAAATCACGTAATTGCCCAGAGTATGTTCCAGTACAATCCTCGAGCATTGCTGTATGCGCCTCTGCGTATGATGGTGTGGAGCGAAGACAAGGGCGACGCCGTTTGCACCATGCACCGCCCCAGTGACGAATTCAGGAGTCTGGGAAACGCGGAAGTGGCGAAGATCGGCGAAGATCTCGACAGGTATGTGATCGAGCTTCTCCGTCTGTGCGGGGTCGAAGCGGAGCAGGACTTCGCCTGA
- a CDS encoding Yip1 family protein has translation MAGFRIGRGRDNRTSRQQPQRQQQQQQQPYGRQAPPPSYGGGGQPAPPYGQPPRPPQQQWPPTGGGQYGGGHGGQGGPAQGGAHGEPEYFGDPYGQQPHQGQGGGHGADPFANNPGHTQMFSVNEDPYGDGATYQAGQAAAPAGPRLPWKELLSGIVLRPAQTFLQMRDYPVWGPAVTVTFVYGLLALFGFGTAREDTINATLSSAVPYVLVTAVTFVIGGLILGAVTHTLARQLGGDGAWQPTVGLSMLIMSITDAPRLIFGVFLGGGNSLVQILGWVTWVAAGFLFTTMVSKSHDLPWPKALGASAIQLVALLSLLKLGTL, from the coding sequence GTGGCTGGATTCAGGATCGGACGCGGCCGGGACAACCGCACCTCGCGACAACAACCGCAGCGGCAGCAGCAGCAGCAACAGCAGCCGTACGGACGGCAGGCGCCGCCCCCGAGCTACGGGGGCGGCGGACAACCCGCGCCTCCGTACGGGCAGCCGCCACGCCCTCCGCAGCAGCAGTGGCCGCCGACGGGCGGTGGACAGTACGGCGGCGGGCACGGCGGCCAGGGAGGCCCCGCGCAGGGCGGCGCCCACGGCGAACCGGAGTACTTCGGCGACCCGTACGGCCAGCAGCCCCACCAGGGCCAGGGCGGCGGCCACGGCGCCGACCCGTTCGCCAACAACCCGGGCCACACGCAGATGTTCAGCGTGAACGAGGACCCGTACGGCGACGGCGCGACGTACCAGGCGGGCCAGGCGGCCGCCCCGGCCGGACCGCGGCTCCCCTGGAAGGAACTGCTGAGCGGCATCGTGCTGCGCCCGGCCCAGACCTTCCTCCAGATGCGGGACTACCCGGTCTGGGGCCCGGCCGTGACGGTGACGTTCGTCTACGGCCTGCTGGCGCTCTTCGGCTTCGGCACGGCCCGCGAGGACACGATCAACGCGACGCTCTCGTCGGCCGTACCGTACGTCCTGGTGACCGCCGTGACCTTCGTCATCGGCGGCCTGATCCTGGGCGCGGTGACGCACACCCTGGCCCGCCAGCTCGGCGGCGACGGCGCGTGGCAGCCGACCGTGGGCCTGTCGATGCTGATCATGTCGATCACGGACGCCCCGCGCCTGATCTTCGGCGTCTTCCTGGGCGGCGGGAACTCCCTGGTCCAGATCCTCGGCTGGGTGACCTGGGTCGCGGCGGGCTTCCTCTTCACGACGATGGTGAGCAAGAGCCACGACCTGCCGTGGCCGAAGGCGCTGGGCGCGTCGGCGATCCAGCTGGTCGCGCTGCTGTCGCTGCTGAAGCTGGGCACGCTGTAG
- a CDS encoding phosphoribosyltransferase — translation MSPDKREELSYEDFGVAVRQLARTVVDDGFTPDIVLGIARGGVFLAGGLAYALDCKNISLVNVEFYTGVGTTLDMPVMLAPVPDLVDFTDKRVLIADDVADSGRTLKLVRDFCAGEVAEVRSAVIYEKSQSLVKCEYVWKRTDDWINFPWSVLPPVR, via the coding sequence ATGAGTCCGGACAAGCGGGAAGAGCTGTCCTACGAGGACTTCGGTGTCGCCGTGCGCCAGCTGGCCCGCACCGTCGTCGACGACGGGTTCACGCCCGACATCGTCCTCGGTATCGCCCGCGGCGGTGTGTTTCTCGCCGGCGGCCTCGCCTACGCCCTCGACTGCAAGAACATCTCGCTCGTCAACGTCGAGTTCTACACCGGCGTCGGTACGACCCTCGACATGCCCGTCATGCTCGCGCCCGTCCCCGACCTCGTCGACTTCACGGACAAGCGTGTCCTGATCGCCGACGACGTCGCCGACAGCGGCAGGACGCTCAAGCTCGTCCGCGACTTCTGCGCGGGTGAGGTGGCCGAGGTGCGCAGCGCGGTCATCTACGAGAAGTCGCAGTCGCTCGTGAAGTGCGAGTACGTCTGGAAGCGCACCGACGACTGGATCAACTTTCCGTGGAGTGTCCTGCCACCGGTCCGGTAG
- the dcd gene encoding dCTP deaminase — protein sequence MLLSDKDIRAELDSGRVRVEPYDASMVQPSSIDVRLDRYFRVFENHRYPHIDPAVEQSDLTRLVEPDGDEAFILHPGEFVLASSYEVISLPDDIASRLEGKSSLGRLGLVTHSTAGFIDPGFSGHVTLELSNLATLPIKLWPGMKIGQLCLFRLSSPAEFPYGSERYGSRYQGQRGPTASRSFLNFHRTQV from the coding sequence GTGCTTCTCTCTGACAAGGACATCCGGGCCGAGCTCGACTCCGGACGCGTACGTGTCGAACCGTACGACGCATCGATGGTGCAGCCGTCGAGCATCGACGTGCGGCTCGACCGGTACTTCCGGGTGTTCGAGAACCATCGCTACCCCCACATCGACCCCGCCGTCGAGCAGAGCGACCTGACGCGCCTGGTCGAGCCGGACGGCGACGAGGCGTTCATCCTGCACCCCGGGGAGTTCGTGCTCGCCTCGTCGTACGAGGTCATCTCGCTGCCCGACGACATCGCCTCCCGCCTGGAGGGCAAGTCCAGCCTCGGGCGCCTCGGGCTGGTCACGCACTCCACGGCCGGGTTCATCGACCCCGGGTTCTCCGGGCACGTGACGCTGGAGCTGTCCAACCTCGCGACGCTCCCCATCAAGCTGTGGCCCGGGATGAAGATCGGGCAGCTGTGCCTGTTCCGGCTGAGCTCGCCGGCGGAGTTCCCGTACGGCTCCGAGCGGTACGGCTCCCGCTACCAGGGGCAGCGCGGTCCCACCGCCTCCCGGTCCTTCCTCAACTTCCACCGCACCCAGGTCTGA